Proteins encoded together in one Desulfovibrio porci window:
- a CDS encoding glycosyltransferase family protein, translating to MRILFLNDAFPGRLGALAACLAADPQHEVLFASSHCRQGFSLPGVRRVLLKKSKNTSTGQNRDAFEQEWSWALKVGRLSLSSLLKLRAMNFTPDMVLTASAKGHAFFVRQVFPEAFYVSYLDDIFSPTCITDRYSDRVLLRHLLQSGCLTQSQLFFVFSHWQKLFFPAFVRKAIEVVPFFADTDFFCAEQSGPFYCGEVNLSAVPELVSFSVTGVNAERGKVLCFMVMALLRRRPHCHVLLSGVGPEFKARLDAVVSRLSGEEAARLHCAGFLPLREYRDLLCASAAHIRLDVTDGRLGELLEIMSCETLLMTLPHAAPESAGILRPGENMLFCPEAPAEEIYRRLEEMLSRPEAFNTLRANARKTALAFRQQDILSRHAVRLLKAYRQWKDGELCNVS from the coding sequence ATGCGTATCCTCTTTCTTAACGATGCATTTCCCGGGAGGTTGGGAGCCTTGGCCGCCTGCCTCGCTGCGGATCCGCAACATGAGGTTTTGTTTGCCTCCAGCCACTGTCGGCAGGGATTTTCTTTGCCGGGGGTACGCCGGGTATTACTGAAAAAATCCAAGAACACGAGCACGGGCCAGAACAGGGATGCGTTTGAGCAGGAGTGGAGCTGGGCGTTGAAAGTGGGCAGACTGTCTCTTTCTTCACTGCTCAAACTGCGGGCGATGAACTTTACCCCGGATATGGTTCTGACGGCATCCGCCAAGGGACATGCGTTCTTTGTCAGACAGGTTTTTCCGGAAGCCTTTTACGTTTCCTACCTGGATGACATCTTTTCCCCAACCTGCATTACGGACCGCTATTCGGACAGAGTGTTGCTGCGTCACCTGCTGCAAAGCGGCTGCCTGACGCAAAGCCAGCTTTTTTTTGTCTTCTCACACTGGCAGAAACTTTTTTTCCCCGCATTTGTCAGAAAAGCCATAGAAGTCGTTCCCTTTTTCGCGGATACGGATTTCTTTTGCGCCGAACAGTCCGGACCGTTTTATTGCGGCGAGGTGAATCTTTCCGCCGTGCCGGAGCTGGTGTCCTTCAGCGTAACCGGCGTGAACGCCGAGCGCGGCAAGGTCTTGTGCTTTATGGTCATGGCTCTGCTGCGCCGACGGCCGCACTGCCATGTGTTGTTGAGCGGCGTCGGACCGGAGTTCAAGGCGCGGCTTGATGCGGTTGTTTCCCGTTTGAGCGGCGAAGAGGCCGCCCGCCTGCACTGTGCGGGTTTTTTGCCGTTGCGGGAGTATCGGGATCTGCTCTGCGCGTCCGCCGCGCATATCCGCCTGGATGTCACGGACGGCAGGCTCGGAGAACTGCTTGAAATCATGAGTTGCGAAACGCTGTTGATGACGTTGCCCCACGCCGCTCCCGAGTCCGCCGGGATTCTGCGGCCCGGCGAAAATATGCTCTTCTGCCCGGAAGCCCCGGCGGAAGAGATCTACCGCCGTCTTGAGGAAATGCTGTCAAGGCCGGAGGCGTTCAACACCCTGCGGGCCAATGCCCGCAAAACCGCGCTGGCTTTCCGCCAGCAGGATATTCTGTCACGCCACGCCGTGCGCCTGCTGAAAGCGTACCGGCAGTGGAAGGATGGGGAGCTCTGCAACGTCTCCTGA